The following proteins are co-located in the Pyrococcus abyssi GE5 genome:
- a CDS encoding phosphoglycolate phosphatase, with protein sequence MKIKAISIDIDGTITYPNRMIHEKALEAIRKAESLGIPVMLVTGNTVQFAEAASILIGTSGPVVAEDGGAISYRKKRIFLANMDEEWILWNEIRKRFPNARTSHTMPDRRAGLVIMRETIDVETVRKIIHELGLNLVAVDSGFAIHVKKPWINKGAGIEKACELLGIKPREVAHIGDGENDLDAFKVVGYRIAIAQAPDVLKENADYVTEKEYGEGGAEAIFHVLRVSGYMDF encoded by the coding sequence GTGAAAATCAAGGCTATTTCAATTGATATAGATGGGACAATAACCTACCCAAACAGGATGATTCATGAAAAAGCTCTAGAGGCAATAAGAAAAGCTGAGAGCCTGGGCATTCCAGTCATGTTAGTGACAGGAAACACCGTCCAATTCGCTGAAGCCGCCAGTATTTTAATCGGCACCTCTGGACCAGTAGTTGCTGAGGATGGGGGTGCAATTTCATACAGAAAGAAGAGGATATTTTTAGCTAATATGGATGAGGAGTGGATACTTTGGAATGAAATCAGGAAGAGATTCCCAAATGCGAGAACAAGTCACACGATGCCCGATAGGAGAGCTGGACTCGTTATTATGAGGGAAACTATAGACGTTGAAACTGTGAGGAAGATAATACATGAACTCGGACTAAACTTAGTTGCAGTTGACTCGGGCTTTGCCATTCACGTTAAGAAACCATGGATAAATAAGGGAGCCGGGATAGAAAAAGCATGTGAGCTCTTGGGGATTAAACCAAGGGAAGTTGCCCACATAGGGGACGGAGAAAATGATCTTGATGCCTTCAAGGTCGTTGGCTATAGAATAGCAATAGCCCAAGCCCCAGATGTCTTAAAGGAAAATGCGGACTATGTGACCGAGAAAGAATATGGAGAAGGAGGGGCCGAGGCAATTTTCCACGTCCTTAGAGTTTCGGGATATATGGACTTTTAG